A window of the Bacteroides thetaiotaomicron VPI-5482 genome harbors these coding sequences:
- a CDS encoding DUF3078 domain-containing protein, with the protein MDKIRFFFIALLGMGAAHLSAQTADSTKTSSWTTEGFAGLKLTQVSLTNWSAGGDNSVAFDLQGTYQANYKKGKHIWNNRLELAYGLNKTGEDGMRKANDKIYLNTNYGYSIAKNWYASAFATFQTQFSPGYDYSVNKDVAISEFMSPGYLTTGLGFTYDPGKIFTVVLSPASWRGTFVLNDRLSDEGAFGVDPGKHLLSSFGANLKGEVKYEFLKNMTVYSRLDLYSDYLHKPQNIDVNWEIQINMAINKWFSTTLTTNMVYDDDIKIVQKDGSKGSRLQFKEVLGVGVQFNF; encoded by the coding sequence ATGGACAAAATTCGATTTTTCTTCATCGCCCTGTTAGGCATGGGCGCTGCCCACTTGTCGGCTCAAACCGCCGATAGTACAAAAACTTCTTCCTGGACAACGGAAGGTTTTGCCGGACTCAAACTGACGCAAGTAAGCCTGACCAACTGGTCTGCCGGAGGTGATAACTCCGTCGCTTTTGACTTGCAAGGTACTTATCAAGCTAATTATAAAAAAGGGAAGCATATATGGAATAACCGCCTTGAACTGGCTTATGGATTGAATAAGACAGGGGAAGACGGCATGAGAAAAGCCAATGATAAAATATATTTGAATACCAACTATGGTTATTCTATCGCGAAAAACTGGTATGCGAGTGCATTTGCCACTTTTCAGACACAATTCTCACCCGGATATGACTATTCTGTCAATAAGGATGTCGCTATCTCCGAATTTATGTCACCGGGCTATTTGACCACCGGTCTGGGATTTACGTATGATCCGGGAAAGATTTTCACGGTTGTATTGTCTCCTGCTTCCTGGCGCGGAACCTTTGTTCTGAATGACCGTTTGTCTGATGAAGGTGCCTTTGGAGTAGATCCCGGCAAGCATCTGTTGTCGAGCTTCGGTGCTAATCTGAAAGGGGAGGTGAAATATGAATTCTTGAAGAATATGACTGTATACTCCCGTCTGGACCTGTATTCTGATTATTTGCATAAACCTCAGAATATCGATGTCAACTGGGAAATACAGATAAATATGGCAATTAATAAATGGTTCTCCACCACGCTGACCACTAATATGGTATATGACGATGATATCAAGATCGTTCAAAAAGACGGCAGTAAGGGATCTCGCCTGCAATTCAAAGAGGTGTTAGGCGTGGGAGTGCAATTTAATTTCTAA
- the tpx gene encoding thiol peroxidase, producing the protein MATTNFKGQPVKLIGEFIQVGKVAPDFELVKTDLSSFSLKDLNGKNVILNIFPSLDTSVCATSVRKFNKMGAGLKDTVVLAISKDLPFAHARFCTTEGIENVIPLSDFRFSDFDESYGLRMADGPLAGLLARAVVVIGKDGKVAYTELVPEITQEPDYDKALAAVKE; encoded by the coding sequence ATGGCAACAACAAATTTCAAAGGACAACCGGTGAAACTGATCGGTGAATTTATACAAGTAGGTAAAGTCGCTCCTGACTTTGAGTTAGTAAAAACTGATTTGTCTTCTTTCTCTCTGAAAGACCTGAACGGCAAAAATGTAATTCTAAATATTTTTCCAAGTCTGGATACGAGCGTTTGTGCAACATCGGTACGCAAATTTAATAAAATGGGAGCAGGTCTCAAAGATACGGTCGTACTGGCTATTTCCAAAGACCTTCCTTTTGCTCATGCACGCTTTTGCACGACTGAAGGCATTGAGAACGTAATTCCATTGTCTGACTTCCGCTTCTCTGACTTCGACGAGAGCTACGGACTGCGTATGGCAGACGGACCGCTGGCAGGATTACTGGCACGTGCAGTAGTCGTGATCGGTAAAGACGGCAAAGTAGCTTATACGGAGCTTGTTCCGGAGATTACTCAGGAACCGGACTATGACAAAGCATTAGCGGCAGTTAAAGAATAA
- a CDS encoding HdeD family acid-resistance protein yields the protein METVFNEIQHSVKNWWTSLLLGIVYIIVALWLMFSPLSSYVALSIVFSISMLISGILEIIFSLSNRKGVPSWGWYLVGGIIDLILGIYLIAYPMVSMEVIPFIIAFWLMFRGFSSTGYSIDLKRYGTRDWGWYMAFGILAIICALIILWQPAVGALYVVYMISFTFFIIGLFRVMLSFELRNLHKRK from the coding sequence ATGGAAACTGTATTCAACGAGATCCAGCACTCAGTAAAAAACTGGTGGACTTCTCTTTTATTAGGAATTGTGTATATCATTGTCGCCCTTTGGCTTATGTTCTCACCCCTCAGCAGCTATGTCGCATTGAGCATCGTTTTCAGCATATCGATGCTGATAAGCGGTATTCTCGAAATCATATTCTCTCTCAGTAACCGCAAGGGAGTACCCAGTTGGGGCTGGTATCTGGTGGGAGGAATCATCGACCTTATTTTAGGAATTTACCTGATCGCCTATCCGATGGTCAGCATGGAAGTCATTCCGTTTATCATCGCCTTCTGGCTTATGTTCCGGGGCTTCTCCTCCACCGGCTACTCCATCGACCTCAAACGTTACGGCACTCGCGACTGGGGCTGGTACATGGCTTTCGGCATCCTTGCCATTATCTGCGCCCTGATCATATTGTGGCAACCGGCAGTAGGCGCATTATACGTAGTCTACATGATCTCCTTTACTTTCTTCATCATCGGACTTTTCCGCGTCATGCTTTCGTTCGAATTGAGAAATCTGCATAAAAGAAAATAA
- a CDS encoding DUF4494 domain-containing protein gives MAMHTWFECKIRYEKTMENGMQKKVTEPYLVDALSFTEAEARIIEEMTPFITGEFTVSDIKRANYSELFPSDEESADRWFKCKLIFITLDEKSGAEKKTSTQVLVQAADLRDAVKKLDEGMKGTMADYQIGMVSETPLMDVYPYSAGPNDKPEFDPSKA, from the coding sequence ATGGCAATGCATACTTGGTTTGAGTGCAAAATCCGTTACGAGAAAACAATGGAAAACGGAATGCAGAAGAAAGTGACGGAACCTTATCTGGTAGATGCACTCAGCTTTACAGAAGCAGAAGCACGTATTATCGAGGAGATGACTCCATTTATCACAGGAGAATTTACAGTATCGGACATCAAACGTGCCAACTATAGCGAACTTTTCCCCAGCGATGAAGAAAGCGCTGACCGCTGGTTTAAGTGCAAACTGATCTTTATCACCCTTGACGAGAAAAGCGGTGCCGAGAAAAAGACTTCTACCCAAGTGCTGGTTCAGGCTGCCGACTTGCGCGACGCAGTGAAGAAACTGGACGAGGGCATGAAAGGAACAATGGCTGACTATCAAATCGGTATGGTATCAGAAACTCCGCTGATGGATGTATATCCTTATAGCGCCGGACCGAATGACAAACCGGAATTTGATCCGTCAAAAGCATAA
- a CDS encoding YggS family pyridoxal phosphate-dependent enzyme, translating to MSIADNLKQVLAELPQGVRLVAVSKFHPNEAIEEAYQAGQRIFGESKVQEMTAKYETLPKDIEWHFIGHLQTNKIKYMIPYVEMIHGIDTYKLLAEVNKQAAKAGRIVNCLIQIHVAQEETKFGFSPEECKDMLHAGEWKELSHIRICGLMGMASNTDDVEQINREFCLLNRLFQEIKANWFADSDTFRELSMGMSHDYHEAIAAGSTLVRVGSKIFGERNYNT from the coding sequence ATGAGTATTGCTGACAATCTAAAGCAAGTGCTGGCCGAACTCCCACAAGGAGTCCGGCTGGTTGCTGTCTCAAAATTCCACCCCAATGAAGCGATAGAAGAGGCTTATCAGGCGGGACAGCGTATTTTCGGAGAAAGCAAAGTGCAGGAAATGACAGCTAAATACGAAACTTTGCCGAAAGACATCGAATGGCATTTTATCGGGCACTTGCAGACAAATAAGATTAAGTACATGATTCCCTACGTAGAAATGATACACGGAATCGACACTTATAAGCTACTGGCGGAAGTCAACAAGCAAGCAGCCAAGGCGGGACGTATCGTGAACTGCCTGATACAGATTCACGTTGCCCAAGAAGAAACCAAATTCGGTTTCAGCCCCGAAGAATGCAAAGACATGCTGCATGCCGGCGAATGGAAAGAACTGTCTCACATACGCATCTGCGGATTGATGGGAATGGCAAGCAACACCGACGATGTTGAACAAATTAACCGGGAATTTTGTTTACTGAATAGGCTCTTTCAGGAAATAAAAGCAAACTGGTTTGCCGATTCGGATACTTTCCGCGAATTGTCGATGGGTATGTCACACGACTATCACGAAGCAATCGCAGCAGGAAGTACTTTAGTGCGGGTCGGAAGCAAGATATTCGGAGAAAGAAACTATAATACTTAA
- a CDS encoding dihydroorotate dehydrogenase-like protein, whose translation MTDLKTTFAGLSLRNPIIISSSGLTNSAGKNKRLAEAGAGAIVLKSLFEEQIMLEADQLKDPAFYPEASDYLEEYIREHKLAEYLTLIKESKKECSIPIIASINCYSDSEWVDFAKQIQEAGADALEINILALQSDVQYTYGSFEQRHIDILRHIKQTVTIPVIMKLGDNLTNPVALIDQLYANGAAAVVLFNRFYQPDINIENMEQVSGEVFSTSADLATPLRWIGIASSVVNKIDYAASGGVANPEAVVKAILAGASAVEVCSAIYQNTNAFIGESTRFLSAWMERKGFKNIAQFKGKLNIKDVQGINTFERTQFLKYFGKKEA comes from the coding sequence ATGACCGATTTAAAAACTACTTTCGCAGGGCTTTCTCTCAGAAACCCAATCATTATCAGTAGCTCGGGACTGACCAACAGTGCCGGCAAGAATAAGAGACTGGCAGAAGCAGGAGCAGGTGCCATTGTACTGAAATCTCTGTTTGAAGAGCAAATTATGCTGGAAGCGGATCAACTGAAAGACCCCGCTTTTTATCCGGAAGCAAGTGATTATCTGGAAGAATATATCCGTGAACATAAATTAGCTGAATATCTCACTTTAATCAAGGAAAGTAAGAAAGAGTGTTCTATTCCTATCATAGCCAGCATCAACTGCTATTCAGACTCGGAATGGGTAGACTTTGCCAAACAGATACAAGAGGCCGGCGCCGATGCACTGGAAATCAATATTCTGGCATTGCAATCGGATGTACAATATACGTATGGCTCATTTGAGCAGCGTCACATTGACATTCTGCGTCATATCAAACAAACGGTAACCATTCCGGTTATTATGAAACTGGGTGACAACCTGACCAACCCCGTAGCCCTGATCGACCAGCTATATGCTAACGGAGCAGCTGCAGTGGTTCTTTTCAACCGTTTCTACCAGCCGGACATCAACATTGAGAATATGGAACAAGTATCCGGTGAAGTGTTCAGCACCTCCGCCGACCTTGCCACTCCTCTCCGCTGGATTGGAATCGCTTCTTCAGTGGTAAACAAAATCGATTATGCAGCCTCCGGTGGTGTCGCCAATCCGGAAGCGGTAGTAAAAGCAATCCTTGCCGGTGCTTCAGCCGTAGAAGTTTGCAGTGCTATCTATCAGAATACGAATGCATTTATCGGAGAATCCACCCGTTTCCTCTCCGCATGGATGGAACGCAAAGGTTTCAAAAATATCGCTCAATTCAAAGGAAAGCTGAATATTAAAGACGTTCAAGGTATCAATACATTCGAACGTACCCAATTCCTGAAGTACTTCGGAAAGAAAGAAGCCTAA
- a CDS encoding PhoH family protein, whose protein sequence is MGTKKNFVIDTNVILHDYNCLKNFQENDIHLPLVVLEELDKFKKGNEQINFNAREFVRELDLLTSDELFSQGVSLGEGMGRLFVVPGNVDAPKVHESFPVKKPDHLILAAVEYLAAKYPKTPAILVTKDVNLRMKARSIGITSEDYITDKVSNVDIFEKSNEIFENVDPALIDRIYSSKEGIDLSEFDFKDVIHPNECFVLKSDRNSVLARYNPFTHSICRVTKGRNYGIEPRNAEQSFAFEILNDPNVKLVALTGKAGTGKTLLALAAALGKLTDYKQVLLARPVVALSNKDIGFLPGDAQEKVAPYMQPLFDNLNVIKRQFAANSTEVKRIEDMQKSEQLVIEALAFIRGRSLSEMYCIIDEAQNLTPNEIKTIITRAGEGTKMVFTGDIQQIDQPYLDSQSNGLVYMIDRMKDQNIFAHVNLVKGERSQLSELASNLL, encoded by the coding sequence ATGGGAACTAAGAAAAATTTTGTAATTGACACAAATGTTATTCTTCACGACTACAATTGCTTGAAGAATTTTCAGGAAAATGATATTCATCTCCCCCTTGTCGTACTGGAAGAACTGGACAAGTTCAAGAAAGGAAACGAGCAGATAAATTTCAATGCCCGTGAGTTTGTCCGGGAACTGGATTTGCTGACGAGTGACGAGCTGTTCTCCCAAGGGGTGAGTTTGGGAGAAGGAATGGGCCGCCTGTTTGTAGTTCCCGGAAACGTGGATGCTCCCAAAGTGCATGAGTCTTTTCCGGTGAAGAAACCCGACCATCTGATATTGGCAGCTGTTGAATACCTGGCAGCCAAATATCCGAAAACTCCGGCTATATTGGTGACCAAGGATGTAAACCTGCGTATGAAAGCCCGTTCTATCGGTATTACCAGTGAGGACTATATCACAGATAAGGTATCCAATGTCGATATATTCGAGAAATCCAATGAGATCTTTGAAAATGTAGATCCGGCATTGATCGATCGCATCTATTCATCTAAAGAGGGCATTGATCTGAGCGAATTTGACTTTAAGGATGTCATTCACCCTAACGAATGCTTCGTTTTAAAGAGTGATCGTAACAGTGTACTGGCACGCTACAATCCTTTTACTCATTCCATTTGCCGGGTAACGAAAGGACGTAATTATGGTATTGAGCCCCGTAATGCCGAACAGAGTTTCGCTTTCGAGATACTGAATGATCCGAACGTCAAATTAGTGGCATTGACCGGAAAAGCGGGAACAGGTAAGACATTGCTGGCTTTGGCAGCTGCTTTAGGCAAGTTGACTGACTATAAACAGGTATTGCTGGCACGCCCGGTAGTGGCATTGTCCAACAAGGATATCGGTTTCCTTCCGGGAGATGCCCAGGAAAAAGTGGCTCCTTACATGCAGCCGCTATTCGATAACCTGAATGTGATCAAGCGTCAGTTTGCCGCCAACTCGACCGAAGTGAAGCGTATCGAAGATATGCAGAAAAGCGAGCAACTGGTGATTGAAGCATTGGCTTTTATCCGCGGACGTAGTTTGAGCGAAATGTACTGTATCATTGACGAAGCGCAGAACCTTACCCCGAATGAAATAAAAACGATTATTACCCGTGCAGGTGAAGGTACGAAGATGGTATTCACAGGAGATATCCAGCAGATTGACCAGCCTTATCTGGATAGCCAGTCCAATGGTCTTGTGTATATGATCGACCGTATGAAAGACCAGAATATCTTTGCACATGTCAATCTGGTGAAAGGGGAACGTAGTCAGTTGAGTGAGTTGGCTAGCAACTTGTTATAA
- a CDS encoding bifunctional folylpolyglutamate synthase/dihydrofolate synthase, giving the protein MDYQNTLKYLYESTPMFQQIGGKAYKPGLETTHKLDEHLGHPHQQFRTIHIAGTNGKGSCSHTIAAVLQAAGYKVGLFTSPHLIDFRERIRINGEMIPEDYVVSFVEEHRSFFEPLHPSFFELTTAMAFRYFADQQVDVAVIEVGMGGRLDCTNIITPDLCVITNIGFDHMQYLGHTLTKIAKEKAGIIKEDVPVVVGKVSGTVKRVFTMKAKAMNTFITFSEELKSFTHVQYLSYDNLKESRADLQELLEEEIKLQQIQTLPMKMMQFVSLINPADAIRAIDRIMDKRKDAISIHNSSFMTGLYYELSGLYQTENCLTILAALDILKNLGYEICNKDYHTGFSNVCEMTGLMGRWQKLQSYPDLICDTGHNADGFKSIRKQLKYIHEKLHQELHIVFGMVSDKDISSVLELLPKDATYYFTKASVKRAMPEDELMKMASEAGLKGTSYPTVVDAVRAAKENCPPKDFIFVGGSSFIVADLLANRDTLNLH; this is encoded by the coding sequence ATGGATTATCAGAACACTTTAAAGTACTTATATGAAAGTACACCTATGTTTCAGCAAATTGGTGGAAAAGCATATAAGCCGGGTTTAGAGACAACACACAAATTGGACGAACATTTAGGTCATCCGCATCAACAATTCAGAACGATTCACATCGCCGGAACAAATGGAAAAGGCTCCTGTTCACACACGATCGCAGCCGTACTGCAAGCAGCAGGATACAAAGTCGGGCTATTTACTTCCCCGCATCTGATTGACTTCCGCGAGCGTATCCGTATCAACGGTGAAATGATTCCCGAAGATTATGTAGTCAGCTTTGTAGAAGAACACCGTTCTTTCTTCGAGCCTCTGCACCCTTCTTTCTTCGAACTCACCACAGCAATGGCATTCCGCTACTTTGCCGACCAGCAGGTAGATGTAGCTGTAATCGAAGTGGGTATGGGCGGACGTCTGGACTGTACCAATATCATCACCCCCGATCTGTGTGTCATTACCAATATCGGTTTCGACCATATGCAATATCTGGGCCACACACTGACTAAAATAGCCAAAGAAAAGGCAGGAATTATCAAAGAAGATGTTCCGGTAGTAGTGGGAAAAGTATCCGGAACAGTGAAAAGAGTATTTACGATGAAAGCCAAGGCAATGAATACCTTCATCACCTTCTCGGAAGAATTAAAGAGTTTCACCCATGTGCAATATTTGTCATATGATAACCTGAAGGAGTCCAGAGCCGATTTGCAGGAATTATTGGAGGAAGAAATAAAACTTCAGCAGATACAGACGCTTCCAATGAAAATGATGCAATTTGTCTCTCTTATCAACCCGGCTGACGCCATACGTGCGATAGACAGAATCATGGATAAAAGAAAAGACGCAATATCCATTCATAATTCCAGTTTTATGACGGGATTATACTACGAACTGAGCGGTCTCTATCAAACAGAAAATTGTCTCACAATCCTGGCAGCTCTGGATATTTTAAAGAACCTGGGATATGAAATCTGTAATAAAGATTACCATACCGGATTCTCTAATGTATGCGAGATGACCGGTCTGATGGGACGCTGGCAGAAACTCCAAAGCTATCCTGACCTCATCTGCGACACAGGTCACAACGCTGATGGCTTTAAAAGTATTCGCAAGCAATTGAAGTATATACACGAAAAGTTGCATCAGGAATTGCATATTGTATTCGGCATGGTCAGCGACAAGGATATCAGCAGTGTTCTGGAACTGTTGCCGAAAGACGCCACCTACTATTTCACCAAAGCGAGCGTGAAACGTGCAATGCCGGAAGATGAGCTGATGAAAATGGCTTCGGAAGCGGGACTGAAAGGCACCTCCTACCCTACCGTAGTGGATGCCGTACGGGCAGCAAAAGAAAACTGCCCCCCTAAAGACTTCATCTTCGTGGGAGGCAGCAGTTTTATTGTCGCCGATTTGTTAGCGAACCGCGATACACTCAATCTCCACTAA
- a CDS encoding RidA family protein — protein MKKVICSEKAPGAIGPYSQAIEANGMVFVSGQLPIDAATGKMAEGIEEQARQSLENIKHILEETGLTMGNIVKTTVFLQDMSFFAGMNGVYATYFDGAFPARSAVAVKALPKDALVEIECIAVR, from the coding sequence ATGAAAAAAGTAATTTGCAGTGAAAAAGCACCGGGAGCTATCGGTCCTTATAGTCAGGCGATAGAAGCCAATGGAATGGTATTCGTATCGGGTCAGTTGCCTATCGATGCGGCTACCGGAAAGATGGCGGAAGGAATTGAAGAACAGGCACGCCAGTCGTTGGAGAATATAAAACACATCCTGGAAGAAACAGGGCTGACAATGGGAAACATTGTAAAAACGACTGTATTCCTTCAGGATATGTCTTTCTTTGCCGGAATGAACGGCGTATATGCTACGTATTTTGACGGAGCTTTTCCGGCACGTTCGGCTGTGGCCGTAAAGGCTTTGCCGAAGGATGCGTTAGTGGAGATTGAGTGTATCGCGGTTCGCTAA
- a CDS encoding DUF805 domain-containing protein, whose amino-acid sequence MFKAPFSFDGRIRRIEYFLSGIIGGIVFGVAYSLGLATLFLGAAAGSAGGSLFGILIGIVAGIASIWFSLAQGVKRLHDLNKSGWLILICCVPIIGWVFSLYMLFADGTVGPNQYGEDPKNRMPYQPQPTSVNVTVNVSRETPAEAPAEEEKTEKAE is encoded by the coding sequence ATGTTCAAAGCTCCTTTTTCTTTTGACGGTCGTATTCGTAGGATCGAATATTTCCTGTCTGGTATTATCGGTGGTATCGTTTTTGGTGTTGCCTATTCTCTCGGTTTAGCTACTTTGTTTCTTGGTGCGGCTGCCGGTTCCGCGGGTGGTTCCCTGTTTGGTATCTTGATTGGTATCGTAGCGGGAATAGCCTCTATATGGTTCTCTTTGGCGCAGGGCGTGAAGCGGTTGCATGACTTGAACAAGTCCGGTTGGTTGATACTCATTTGCTGTGTTCCTATCATCGGGTGGGTATTCAGTCTCTACATGTTGTTTGCCGATGGTACGGTAGGTCCTAATCAGTATGGTGAAGATCCGAAGAACCGTATGCCATATCAGCCGCAGCCAACTTCTGTAAATGTAACAGTGAATGTGTCGAGAGAAACTCCTGCTGAAGCACCTGCCGAAGAAGAAAAAACAGAAAAAGCCGAATAG
- the rfbC gene encoding dTDP-4-dehydrorhamnose 3,5-epimerase, with the protein MEVIKTNIEGVVIIEPRIFKDDRGYFFESFSQREFEEKVCKTTFVQDNESKSSYGVLRGLHFQKPPFAQSKLVRVIKGAVLDVAVDIRKGSPTFGQYVSVELTGENHRQFFIPRGFAHGFSVLSEEVIFQYKCDNFYSPQSEGAIAWNDPDLNIDWRIPAEKVVLSEKDSKHPRLKDWQNMF; encoded by the coding sequence ATGGAAGTTATAAAGACTAATATAGAGGGAGTCGTTATTATTGAACCTCGTATTTTTAAAGACGATCGTGGTTATTTCTTTGAATCTTTTTCTCAAAGAGAATTTGAGGAAAAGGTTTGTAAAACGACTTTTGTTCAAGATAATGAAAGTAAGTCTAGCTATGGAGTATTGAGAGGCTTACATTTCCAGAAACCTCCTTTTGCTCAAAGTAAATTAGTGCGAGTTATAAAAGGAGCTGTGTTAGATGTTGCTGTTGATATAAGAAAAGGCTCTCCTACATTTGGGCAATATGTATCTGTAGAATTAACAGGTGAAAATCATCGTCAGTTTTTTATACCTCGTGGATTTGCTCATGGATTTAGTGTTTTAAGTGAAGAAGTGATTTTCCAATATAAATGTGATAACTTCTATTCTCCTCAAAGTGAAGGGGCAATAGCATGGAATGATCCGGATTTGAATATTGATTGGCGTATTCCTGCTGAAAAAGTGGTTCTCTCAGAGAAAGACAGTAAGCATCCAAGGTTAAAAGATTGGCAGAATATGTTTTAG